In bacterium, the genomic window CTGGATGATGCGCCGCATGGCGCGCGAGTCGTCGACGATCAGGATCTTCATGGTCGCGCTCCGGGACGAGGATGGTTGCCGGTCCGGCCGCCGCGGGCGTGCGCCGGGTCTCCAGATTATCGGCGCGGGGAGTCGCGCATTGAGCGGAATGCGGCCCCTGGGGGGCGCCGGCGCGGCGATTCCCTTGTCAAGGGACGGCCCTGCGGCCATCATTCAGGCGGGGCGCCGCCGCGGGCGGGTCCCGCGTCCTCGGACCACGGCCGGAGCAACCGCGAGGTGGGACCATGGCAGGCAGGGGAGAGGCGGGCAGCCGGGGCGCCGGCGTGCGCTCGGACTGCTGGATCTCGGTGGAGCTGCGCGACGGAGGCGGTCTGGAACTGACCGTCGCGAGCAAGGTGGCCTCGATGTACGGCGCGCGCATCCGGACGCAGGTCGCGGACGGTTGCCGCGCGTTGGGCCTGGAGCACGCGCGCGTCGAGGTCGACGACCAGGGGGCGGTGCCCTTCGTCCTGGACGCCCGGCTCGAAGGCGCGGCGCGGCGCGCCGATCCCGGCCTCGCGCGCGTCCTGCTGCCGGACCTGCGCCCCTGCTGCGCCGCGCCGGCCGTCCGGCGCCGCCTGCGCCGCTCGCGCCTGTACCTGCCGGGCAACCAGCCCAAGCTCTTCCTGAACGCCGGCCTGCACCTGCCCGACGGCGTCATCCTGGACCTCGAGGACGCCGTCGCGCCCGCCGAGAAGGACGCCGCGCGGGTGCTGGTGCGCAACGCCCTGCGCGTGGTGGACTTCGGCGCGGCCGAGCGCATGGTCCGCATCAACCAAGGCGAGCGCGGGCTCGAGGACCTGGACTGGGTCGTGCCGCACAATCCGCACGTGATCCTGGTGCCCAAGGTCGAGGATCCCGCCCAGGTGCGCGCCGTCGCCGCCCGCGTCGCGGCGATCCGCAAGCAGGCGAAGACCGCGGGCGAGGTCTTCCTGATGCCCATCATCGAGTCGGCCCTGGGCGCCTGGCGCGCCTTCGAGATCGCGGCGGCGGACCCGTCGGTGATCGCGCTGGCCGTGGGG contains:
- a CDS encoding aldolase/citrate lyase family protein, with translation MAGRGEAGSRGAGVRSDCWISVELRDGGGLELTVASKVASMYGARIRTQVADGCRALGLEHARVEVDDQGAVPFVLDARLEGAARRADPGLARVLLPDLRPCCAAPAVRRRLRRSRLYLPGNQPKLFLNAGLHLPDGVILDLEDAVAPAEKDAARVLVRNALRVVDFGAAERMVRINQGERGLEDLDWVVPHNPHVILVPKVEDPAQVRAVAARVAAIRKQAKTAGEVFLMPIIESALGAWRAFEIAAADPSVIALAVGLEDYTADIGAPRTLEGRESFWARSQVVNGAVAAGAQPIDTVFSDVADEDGLRASCAEAKALGFVGKGCIHPRQIAVVHAAFAPTPDELAKAQRIVLAFEQAEAQGLGVVALGSKMIDAPVVKRAQGVLATAQAAGLLPADWRESGNEGGAR